In the Aneurinibacillus soli genome, one interval contains:
- a CDS encoding NAD(P)H-dependent flavin oxidoreductase produces the protein MEGKLYTDVCRILGITYPVLLAGMAGGPTTPELVAAVSKAGGLGAFGAAYMEPEAIRQAIRRVRELTDQPFAVNLFAVDLTDDTTHVREMQTVLDPLREQLGIEPGVQTVRTADRFAEQLNVLFEEHVPVISTAFGLLSAEAMQRAHDAGIKVIAMATTVKEAMAAEKHGVHIVVAQGSDAGGHRGTWDNKAHPMGANVGTFPLVPQMVDAVRIPVVAAGGIMDGRGLAAALVLGASGVQLGTRFLTAAESGAHPAYQRALLSSTEEDTVITRAFSGRPARGVRNAFIEHVESSGIEPLPFPTQNTVTGDIRRAAAAQNNEQYMSLWAGQATRMLTDQEEAGSILAQIVTAAGKLLEK, from the coding sequence ATGGAAGGAAAGCTGTATACAGACGTATGCCGTATACTCGGCATAACGTATCCGGTTTTACTAGCTGGAATGGCAGGCGGACCGACTACGCCCGAACTGGTGGCCGCTGTCTCAAAAGCAGGCGGGCTGGGCGCGTTTGGAGCGGCGTATATGGAACCAGAAGCGATTCGTCAGGCGATCAGGCGGGTGCGCGAGTTGACGGATCAGCCATTCGCTGTCAACTTGTTCGCGGTAGATCTTACGGATGACACGACGCACGTACGTGAGATGCAGACTGTTCTTGATCCGTTGCGGGAGCAGCTTGGGATTGAACCGGGAGTACAAACTGTGCGGACGGCTGACCGATTTGCCGAGCAGTTGAATGTACTGTTTGAGGAGCACGTTCCGGTAATAAGTACAGCGTTTGGTTTGCTTTCGGCAGAAGCGATGCAGCGAGCACATGATGCTGGGATCAAAGTGATTGCGATGGCAACGACGGTAAAGGAAGCGATGGCAGCAGAAAAACACGGGGTCCATATCGTGGTGGCACAGGGCAGCGACGCAGGCGGACACCGGGGGACATGGGATAATAAAGCGCATCCGATGGGGGCAAATGTCGGTACATTTCCGCTTGTGCCGCAAATGGTAGATGCAGTTCGCATCCCGGTCGTGGCGGCAGGCGGCATTATGGATGGGCGCGGACTGGCGGCAGCGCTTGTGCTTGGTGCATCTGGCGTACAGTTGGGCACACGCTTCTTGACCGCCGCTGAATCCGGTGCCCATCCTGCCTATCAGCGGGCGCTGCTCAGTAGTACGGAAGAAGATACTGTCATCACCCGCGCGTTTTCCGGTCGTCCGGCACGAGGCGTTCGCAATGCATTCATTGAGCATGTAGAATCATCTGGTATAGAACCGCTTCCATTTCCAACTCAAAATACGGTGACAGGCGATATTCGACGCGCAGCGGCGGCGCAAAATAATGAACAGTACATGTCGCTTTGGGCCGGGCAGGCGACCCGAATGCTTACTGACCAGGAAGAAGCAGGTTCTATTCTGGCGCAGATTGTGACAGCAGCGGGTAAGCTACTCGAAAAATAA
- a CDS encoding (2Fe-2S) ferredoxin domain-containing protein: MTTWNLAGTQHHLLICNGGSCMQAGGEDVTQAIRSEIAAHSADALIHTTRTRCNGRCGDACVVISYPTGRWYKDMTPEMGRALVREHLGEAKTDLHNQIIYTYSDRNGFVPGEDVTVGRRKS; this comes from the coding sequence ATGACAACTTGGAATCTGGCAGGTACACAGCATCATCTGTTGATTTGTAACGGGGGAAGCTGCATGCAGGCAGGAGGAGAGGACGTAACACAGGCGATCCGAAGTGAGATTGCCGCACATAGCGCTGATGCTTTGATTCATACGACACGCACACGTTGTAATGGACGGTGTGGGGATGCATGTGTCGTCATTTCGTATCCAACTGGCCGCTGGTATAAAGACATGACTCCGGAGATGGGGCGTGCTCTCGTGCGTGAGCATCTTGGAGAAGCAAAGACAGACCTACATAACCAAATCATATATACGTATTCAGACAGAAATGGCTTCGTACCGGGAGAAGATGTTACCGTAGGACGTCGTAAATCATAA
- a CDS encoding energy-coupling factor ABC transporter permease, translated as MRKKQWGSGLLAVAGFLLYLLINEPQTAYGMHIMEGFLPVKWAVFWWVVFVPFFVLGLRSIRRITKERPEAKLMLGLAGAFTFVLSALKIPSVTGSSSHPTGTGFGAIVFGPLVMSVLGALVLLFQALLLAHGGLTTLGANAMSMAVIGPFVAYGIYRVVMKANGSQKIAIFLAAALGDLATYVVTSLQLALAFPAASGGVAASFMKFAGIFAITQIPLAISEGLLTVLVWNWLQSYNRTELEEIQSLQKRGA; from the coding sequence ATGAGAAAAAAACAATGGGGGTCAGGGCTGCTGGCTGTCGCTGGATTTCTGCTGTACTTGCTAATTAATGAACCGCAGACGGCATATGGCATGCATATTATGGAAGGATTTCTTCCGGTGAAATGGGCAGTTTTCTGGTGGGTCGTATTCGTGCCGTTTTTTGTGCTTGGCCTGCGCTCGATCAGACGGATTACAAAGGAACGTCCGGAAGCAAAGCTGATGCTTGGTCTGGCAGGGGCATTCACATTCGTATTATCTGCGCTTAAAATTCCTTCGGTTACAGGCAGTAGCTCGCATCCGACAGGAACAGGGTTTGGTGCGATCGTGTTCGGCCCGCTTGTCATGAGTGTGCTTGGCGCGCTCGTATTGTTATTTCAGGCTCTTCTTCTGGCACATGGTGGATTGACGACGCTTGGGGCGAATGCGATGTCCATGGCAGTTATCGGTCCGTTCGTTGCATACGGTATATATCGTGTGGTTATGAAAGCGAATGGAAGTCAAAAAATCGCGATTTTTCTGGCGGCAGCACTTGGGGATCTGGCAACGTATGTTGTGACATCCCTACAACTGGCGTTGGCGTTTCCGGCGGCAAGTGGTGGTGTTGCGGCATCATTTATGAAGTTTGCGGGGATTTTTGCGATTACACAAATTCCGCTGGCGATTAGTGAAGGGTTACTGACGGTGCTTGTCTGGAACTGGCTTCAGTCGTATAACCGCACGGAACTGGAAGAGATTCAGTCGTTGCAAAAACGGGGGGCATAA
- a CDS encoding energy-coupling factor ABC transporter substrate-binding protein, with protein sequence MKKWTNWLLVIGVVLLAVIPLLLVKNSEFGGADGVAEEAISEVAPNYTPWFAPLAQPPGGETESLLFAVQAALGAGVVGYGIGFYRGRSEQKKKGERDAA encoded by the coding sequence ATGAAGAAATGGACGAATTGGCTGCTGGTGATCGGTGTGGTGTTATTGGCAGTTATTCCGCTGCTTCTTGTGAAAAATTCGGAGTTTGGCGGGGCAGATGGTGTAGCAGAGGAAGCGATCAGCGAAGTCGCACCGAATTATACGCCGTGGTTTGCACCGCTTGCACAACCGCCGGGCGGCGAGACGGAAAGCTTGTTGTTTGCTGTTCAAGCAGCACTTGGTGCTGGTGTGGTCGGGTATGGAATCGGCTTCTACCGGGGCCGAAGTGAGCAGAAGAAAAAGGGTGAACGGGATGCAGCTTGA
- the cbiQ gene encoding cobalt ECF transporter T component CbiQ, translating to MQLDAYAYGNHLRMLPPAYKTGFAMGILSIAFLSHVSVQLMIFGWMSIWIVRYAGIPSRLYIRLIGLAFVFVVLSLPALLVEVTHDKYVPVTNVACGFVVADWYLYISKNGLDQAGRLAARALAAISCLYFLMLTVPFNELLHVLRRLRIPEIILELMLVMYRFIFVLLDVAANIRVAQLSRGGHNGFRNTMQDMGRLFVQVFACAMEKQRKLAIGLAARGFDGTIRVYQVRDYKMSSRYSAEAIIGILVLIGMEWLIRSGL from the coding sequence ATGCAGCTTGATGCGTATGCGTATGGCAATCACTTGCGCATGCTACCACCTGCGTATAAAACCGGGTTTGCGATGGGCATATTGTCCATCGCTTTTCTTTCGCATGTGTCGGTTCAGCTGATGATTTTCGGCTGGATGAGCATCTGGATCGTAAGGTATGCCGGAATTCCGTCACGATTGTACATACGTTTGATTGGATTGGCTTTTGTATTTGTTGTACTCAGTCTTCCGGCCTTGCTGGTGGAAGTAACGCATGACAAGTATGTGCCTGTTACAAATGTTGCTTGTGGTTTTGTGGTTGCGGATTGGTATCTTTATATAAGTAAAAACGGGTTGGATCAGGCAGGGAGATTAGCAGCTCGTGCGCTGGCCGCTATTTCCTGCCTGTACTTTTTGATGCTTACTGTGCCGTTCAATGAGCTGTTGCATGTGCTGCGCCGACTGCGCATACCCGAAATTATACTGGAATTGATGTTGGTAATGTACCGCTTTATTTTTGTTCTGCTCGACGTAGCTGCGAATATCCGAGTAGCGCAGTTATCACGTGGTGGGCATAATGGATTTCGGAATACAATGCAGGATATGGGCAGGCTTTTTGTACAAGTTTTTGCTTGTGCCATGGAGAAGCAGCGTAAGCTTGCCATTGGGCTTGCCGCGCGTGGATTCGATGGGACGATTCGGGTGTATCAGGTCCGGGATTATAAGATGTCCTCACGCTATAGCGCAGAAGCGATAATTGGGATACTGGTGTTAATCGGGATGGAATGGTTAATAAGGAGTGGCTTGTAA
- a CDS encoding energy-coupling factor ABC transporter ATP-binding protein, which translates to MRMILEFEDVRYTYPGGGSEALCGLTIQIPEGKKCVLLGHNGCGKSTLFLHGNGIYRPDTGRVRWRGQALSYKRRDLLELRRQVGIVFQDPEQQVVASTVLEDISYGMCNLGVPEDEMKERIEAVLERFSLREFAERPIHQLSLGQKKRVALAGVMVLAPALLLLDEPTAYLDRLHTERLLAELDEIHRAGTTVLMATHDLDVAYAWADWIFVMNKGQLVCAGTPDEVFRDRDRLMSWQLGQPQLYEVWQEVAPLIQDEQSMAPRTVAQMIERIRKIGKKI; encoded by the coding sequence ATGCGGATGATACTGGAGTTTGAAGATGTGAGGTATACATATCCGGGAGGTGGGAGCGAAGCGCTCTGCGGGCTTACGATTCAGATACCGGAAGGGAAGAAGTGTGTGCTGCTTGGACATAATGGATGCGGGAAATCGACACTTTTTCTGCATGGAAACGGGATTTATCGGCCGGATACGGGGCGTGTACGCTGGCGTGGGCAGGCGCTGTCGTACAAGCGACGGGACTTGCTTGAGTTGCGCCGTCAAGTTGGCATCGTATTTCAGGACCCGGAGCAGCAGGTAGTGGCGAGTACGGTATTAGAGGATATCTCGTATGGCATGTGCAACCTTGGCGTGCCAGAAGACGAGATGAAGGAGCGGATTGAAGCCGTGCTGGAGCGCTTCTCTCTGCGTGAGTTCGCTGAGCGTCCGATTCATCAGCTCAGTCTCGGGCAGAAAAAGCGGGTCGCGCTGGCGGGTGTAATGGTGCTTGCGCCTGCGCTTTTGCTGCTGGATGAACCGACTGCTTATCTTGATCGGCTGCATACGGAGCGTCTGCTGGCTGAGTTGGACGAGATTCACCGTGCCGGCACGACGGTGTTGATGGCGACGCATGATCTGGATGTAGCGTATGCATGGGCGGACTGGATTTTTGTGATGAATAAAGGGCAGCTTGTGTGTGCAGGTACGCCAGATGAGGTATTTCGCGACCGAGACAGGCTTATGAGCTGGCAGCTTGGTCAGCCGCAACTGTATGAAGTGTGGCAGGAAGTGGCTCCGCTTATACAGGATGAACAGAGCATGGCACCACGCACAGTGGCGCAGATGATAGAGCGGATACGGAAAATAGGGAAGAAAATATAG